Proteins encoded by one window of Halorubrum ruber:
- the pstC gene encoding phosphate ABC transporter permease subunit PstC: MKLSNTSIAGFEGRSVTDADRGVLLTGLVGGACLLVAFGLFLSNSTLTVVPVSGFLAATAYGWFNHQAATVKSVTFLATVATTVILGLISIFLIARSIPVFQHMGIRIFGLTEPVRVFGVTLIPGVGELWSTSGDVYSLTPMIWGTLMTTVIAMLVAGPLGVAGAVFIAEIAPPTVRESVKPGIEILAGIPSIVYGWLGFVLISPFVYDHLGTPGLGNMAIVGVVIGLMALPTVVSVAEDALTSVPNSMKDGSLALGATDWQTIKGITMPASFSGVSAAVLLGVGRAVGETMAATVILSNVVQLPEPLYNVFGNTISLTSLIASQYGNADGMHMQALFAAGVVLFVSVMFLSIVSQAVESRMKRKLEGQA, from the coding sequence ATGAAACTCAGTAACACTAGCATCGCCGGCTTCGAGGGACGAAGCGTCACGGACGCGGACCGTGGGGTCCTCCTCACCGGTCTCGTAGGCGGGGCGTGTCTCCTCGTCGCGTTCGGGCTCTTCCTCTCGAACTCGACGCTGACCGTCGTCCCTGTCTCGGGCTTTCTCGCCGCGACGGCGTACGGGTGGTTCAACCACCAGGCGGCCACGGTCAAGTCGGTGACCTTCCTCGCGACGGTCGCGACGACGGTCATCTTGGGGCTCATCTCGATCTTCCTGATCGCGCGCTCGATACCCGTGTTTCAGCACATGGGGATACGGATCTTCGGGCTCACCGAGCCGGTCCGCGTGTTCGGAGTCACCCTCATCCCCGGCGTCGGAGAGCTCTGGAGCACGAGCGGGGACGTCTACTCGCTGACCCCGATGATCTGGGGCACGCTGATGACGACCGTCATCGCGATGCTCGTCGCCGGCCCGCTCGGCGTCGCGGGCGCGGTCTTCATCGCGGAGATCGCCCCGCCGACCGTGCGCGAATCGGTGAAGCCCGGCATCGAGATACTCGCCGGCATCCCCTCGATCGTGTACGGGTGGCTCGGATTCGTCCTTATCTCGCCGTTCGTCTACGACCACCTCGGCACGCCTGGCCTCGGAAACATGGCCATCGTCGGCGTCGTCATCGGGCTGATGGCGCTGCCGACGGTCGTCTCCGTGGCCGAAGACGCGCTGACGAGCGTCCCCAACTCGATGAAGGACGGCTCGCTGGCGCTCGGCGCGACCGACTGGCAGACGATCAAGGGGATCACGATGCCGGCATCGTTCTCGGGCGTCTCGGCGGCGGTCCTGCTCGGCGTGGGACGCGCCGTCGGCGAGACGATGGCCGCGACCGTGATCCTCTCGAACGTGGTCCAGCTGCCCGAGCCGCTGTACAACGTCTTCGGGAACACCATCTCGCTGACCAGCCTCATCGCGAGCCAGTACGGTAACGCCGACGGGATGCACATGCAGGCGCTGTTCGCGGCCGGCGTGGTGCTTTTCGTCTCCGTGATGTTCCTCAGCATCGTCTCGCAGGCGGTCGAATCGCGAATGAAACGGAAACTGGAGGGCCAAGCGTGA
- the pstA gene encoding phosphate ABC transporter permease PstA, with protein MSTVTNRSLRSDQGDGFVRLTDSVVGVGMTVIGLSALAIARVITGDTAAFGLNAFEWVALALAAAGLTVVGLGVGSFLGTFETTPEERGTVGPALGFGGIALAAGGLTASQTLGLPLVVSLPAALVAGLAVGGFVTLAREDLGTTLPAGGLALLVGALVLADVVTAGWTWAPEGFSVTFPGYMVIPVLAGVASLVACWAAVSARSGFGAAGRQSAAYFLVGLNAIGMLVVLATLILFIGVKGFGRATQGIVFDPLAFEFRWPFVMDGYNFRPDVANGVFPAVVGTVWLVIGAVLVGVPLAVGAAVFLSEYAERGRFTQLVEVATNGLWSTPSVVFGLFGYAFLVPRFGNTTSLLSGMLVLGFMLLPLVTITSREAIKAVPDEYRDASAALGVSQWETIRSVVVPTALPGIVTGVILGVGRIAGETAPILLVMAGGLRDDAPSVLGSFQFVARPPFVVNDALLQSAPALPYQLYATITAGVSGNEEFGWATAFVLLAVVLSFYAIGVGTRIYFRRRLQHE; from the coding sequence GTGAGCACCGTCACCAACCGCTCGCTTCGAAGCGACCAAGGCGACGGCTTCGTCCGTCTGACCGACAGCGTCGTCGGCGTCGGTATGACCGTCATCGGCCTGTCGGCCCTCGCCATCGCCCGCGTGATCACCGGCGACACCGCCGCCTTCGGACTCAATGCGTTCGAGTGGGTCGCGCTCGCGCTCGCCGCGGCGGGTCTGACGGTCGTCGGCCTCGGCGTCGGCTCGTTCCTCGGGACCTTCGAGACGACCCCGGAGGAGCGCGGGACCGTCGGTCCGGCGCTCGGATTCGGCGGGATCGCGCTCGCTGCGGGAGGCCTGACGGCGTCCCAGACGCTCGGGCTCCCGCTTGTCGTCTCCCTACCGGCCGCGCTGGTCGCGGGGCTGGCCGTCGGCGGCTTCGTCACGCTCGCCCGCGAGGACCTCGGGACGACGCTCCCCGCGGGCGGACTCGCGCTGCTCGTCGGCGCGCTCGTCCTCGCCGACGTCGTTACCGCCGGCTGGACGTGGGCGCCAGAGGGGTTCTCAGTCACGTTCCCCGGCTACATGGTCATCCCGGTGCTCGCTGGGGTGGCGTCGCTCGTCGCCTGCTGGGCGGCGGTGTCGGCCCGGAGCGGATTCGGCGCCGCGGGCCGGCAGTCGGCGGCGTACTTCCTCGTCGGGCTCAACGCGATCGGGATGCTCGTCGTCCTGGCGACGCTGATCCTCTTCATCGGCGTGAAGGGGTTCGGCCGGGCGACGCAGGGGATCGTCTTCGACCCGCTCGCCTTCGAGTTCCGCTGGCCGTTCGTCATGGACGGGTACAACTTCCGGCCGGACGTGGCGAACGGCGTCTTCCCCGCCGTCGTCGGGACGGTGTGGCTCGTGATCGGCGCCGTCCTCGTCGGCGTCCCGCTGGCCGTCGGCGCGGCCGTCTTCCTCTCCGAGTACGCTGAGCGCGGCCGGTTCACGCAGCTGGTCGAGGTCGCGACGAACGGCCTCTGGAGCACGCCGAGCGTCGTCTTCGGCCTGTTCGGTTACGCGTTCCTCGTCCCCCGGTTCGGCAACACCACGTCGCTGCTCTCGGGGATGTTAGTGCTCGGGTTCATGCTTCTCCCGCTGGTGACGATCACCAGTCGGGAGGCCATCAAGGCCGTCCCCGACGAGTACCGCGACGCAAGCGCCGCGCTCGGGGTGAGCCAGTGGGAGACGATCCGAAGCGTCGTCGTCCCGACGGCGCTCCCGGGCATCGTCACCGGCGTCATCCTCGGGGTCGGTCGGATCGCGGGGGAGACGGCCCCGATCCTGCTCGTGATGGCGGGCGGGCTGCGCGACGACGCGCCGAGCGTGCTGGGTTCGTTCCAGTTCGTCGCGCGGCCGCCGTTCGTCGTCAACGACGCGCTCCTCCAGAGCGCGCCGGCGCTACCGTATCAGCTCTACGCGACGATCACGGCGGGCGTGAGCGGCAACGAGGAGTTCGGCTGGGCGACCGCGTTCGTCCTTCTGGCCGTCGTCTTGAGCTTCTACGCGATCGGCGTCGGCACTCGCATCTACTTCCGGCGGAGGTTACAGCATGAGTAA
- a CDS encoding class I SAM-dependent methyltransferase, protein MDVPDTVATALDDRPVTGRRCLEAGAGVGNATAGLLANGADRVYAVTNDRDHARTTRRRVADSGGDGSGGDGTDRGNDADRLAVLEADLRSIPLPDGSVDLITAHGVCNVLDPAALTAVAEELSRVAAPGAHLVVDDYDPLPDGAAIGELFAVENAASELARCRPALTFYPAAFLRRFFAGHNWEFDRERTLLEPVPWTESHVSAHADEAASMAAECPGEAGDALSATARGLATEIGSESVGRMYSLAFRRPG, encoded by the coding sequence ATGGACGTGCCAGACACGGTCGCGACCGCGCTCGACGACCGGCCGGTGACCGGGAGACGCTGTCTGGAGGCCGGTGCGGGCGTCGGGAACGCGACCGCCGGACTGCTCGCGAACGGCGCCGATCGGGTGTACGCCGTGACGAACGACCGGGACCACGCGCGGACGACGCGCCGACGCGTCGCCGATAGCGGCGGCGACGGTAGCGGCGGCGACGGTACCGACCGCGGCAACGACGCCGACCGACTGGCGGTGCTGGAGGCGGACCTCCGGTCGATCCCGCTACCCGACGGCTCCGTCGACCTGATCACCGCGCACGGCGTGTGTAACGTCCTCGATCCGGCGGCGCTGACGGCGGTGGCCGAGGAGCTCTCTCGGGTCGCGGCTCCGGGTGCGCACCTCGTCGTCGACGACTACGACCCGTTGCCAGACGGCGCCGCGATCGGCGAGCTGTTCGCCGTCGAGAACGCCGCGTCGGAACTGGCCCGCTGCCGCCCGGCGCTCACCTTCTACCCGGCGGCGTTCCTGCGACGGTTCTTCGCGGGCCACAACTGGGAGTTCGATCGGGAGCGGACGCTCTTGGAGCCGGTCCCCTGGACCGAGAGTCACGTCTCGGCACACGCCGACGAGGCGGCCTCCATGGCCGCGGAATGTCCCGGTGAAGCGGGCGATGCGCTGTCGGCGACCGCTCGCGGGCTCGCGACCGAGATCGGGTCGGAATCAGTCGGGCGGATGTACAGTCTCGCGTTTCGACGTCCGGGCTGA
- the pstB gene encoding phosphate ABC transporter ATP-binding protein PstB produces MSKATSESTTAAEQTTTGETDERVDPEWSNYQFSGAPKMAVEDLDVYYGSDHALDGISMEIPERSVTALIGPSGCGKSTFLRSLNRMNDRIRSARVEGSVRLDGEEVYADGVDLVELRKRVGMVFQNPNPFPKSIRDNVSYGPRKHGDLETGLLARALGRDDTEELDDLVERSLRRAAIWEEVNDRLDDNALGLSGGQQQRLCIARCLATDPEVILMDEPASALDPIATAKIEDLIDELAEEYTVVIVTHNMQQAARISEQTAVFLTGGELVEYDETEKIFENPESQRVEDYVTGKFG; encoded by the coding sequence ATGAGTAAGGCTACGAGCGAATCCACGACGGCGGCGGAACAGACCACCACCGGGGAGACCGACGAGCGCGTCGACCCCGAGTGGTCGAACTACCAGTTCAGCGGCGCGCCGAAGATGGCGGTCGAGGACCTCGACGTGTACTACGGCAGCGACCACGCGCTCGACGGGATCTCGATGGAGATCCCCGAGCGCAGCGTGACGGCGCTCATCGGCCCGTCGGGCTGCGGGAAGTCCACGTTCCTGCGCTCGCTCAACCGCATGAACGACCGCATCCGGAGCGCGCGCGTCGAGGGGTCGGTCAGGCTCGACGGCGAGGAGGTGTACGCCGACGGCGTCGACCTCGTGGAGCTCCGGAAGCGGGTGGGGATGGTGTTCCAGAATCCCAACCCCTTCCCGAAGTCGATCCGTGACAACGTCTCCTACGGGCCACGGAAGCACGGCGACCTCGAAACGGGGCTTCTGGCCCGCGCGCTCGGCCGCGACGACACCGAGGAGCTCGACGACCTCGTCGAGCGGTCGCTCCGCCGGGCCGCCATCTGGGAGGAGGTGAACGACCGGCTCGACGACAACGCGCTCGGGCTGTCGGGCGGCCAGCAGCAGCGGCTCTGCATCGCGCGCTGTCTCGCGACCGACCCCGAGGTCATCCTGATGGACGAGCCGGCGTCGGCGCTCGACCCCATCGCCACCGCCAAGATCGAGGACCTGATCGACGAGCTCGCGGAGGAGTACACGGTGGTCATCGTCACGCACAACATGCAGCAGGCCGCGCGCATCTCCGAGCAGACGGCGGTGTTCCTCACCGGCGGCGAGCTCGTCGAGTACGACGAGACGGAGAAGATATTCGAGAACCCGGAGAGCCAGCGGGTCGAGGACTACGTCACCGGCAAGTTCGGGTGA
- the phoU gene encoding phosphate signaling complex protein PhoU codes for MPRDRYRTELDDLRDRVVALGEAVLDQLETGLDALESGDPAVAREVIDGDDAINDAYLSVEADCIDLFALQQPVASDLRFVAASFKILTDLERIGDLATNFGRYALAEPGESPPAVDAVAIGREARDAVEDALTAYRTRDIELCREIHAGDDRIDALCQRASEQVVRDLVERATGEVADDSWGVERVLDDVSRLLLTVRDVERVGDHAVNVAARTVYMVEHDAELLY; via the coding sequence GTGCCCAGAGACCGATACCGCACCGAGCTAGACGACCTCCGAGACAGGGTCGTCGCGCTCGGCGAGGCGGTCTTGGACCAGTTGGAGACGGGACTCGACGCCTTAGAGTCGGGCGACCCGGCGGTCGCCCGCGAGGTCATCGACGGCGACGACGCGATCAACGACGCGTACCTCTCCGTCGAGGCGGACTGTATCGACCTCTTCGCGCTCCAACAGCCCGTCGCGAGCGACCTGCGGTTCGTGGCCGCCTCGTTCAAGATCCTGACTGACCTCGAACGGATCGGCGACCTGGCGACGAACTTCGGACGGTACGCGCTCGCGGAGCCCGGCGAGTCGCCGCCGGCGGTCGACGCCGTGGCGATCGGCCGCGAGGCGCGCGACGCGGTCGAGGACGCGCTGACCGCCTACCGGACGCGAGACATCGAGCTGTGCCGCGAGATCCACGCCGGCGACGACCGGATCGACGCCCTGTGTCAGCGCGCGAGCGAACAGGTCGTCCGCGACCTCGTCGAGCGCGCGACGGGCGAGGTGGCGGACGACTCCTGGGGCGTCGAGCGCGTCCTCGACGACGTTTCCCGGCTGCTGCTCACGGTCCGCGACGTCGAGCGCGTCGGCGACCACGCCGTCAACGTCGCCGCGAGGACGGTGTACATGGTCGAACACGACGCCGAACTCCTCTACTGA
- a CDS encoding DUF2240 family protein: MSLEVAVAAPFKTRAQDRLGEGEFVVALSLEREWFSPDQAKRLVDVAVGRGLLSSEDGDLVPQFDPAEVTVPEGFAPDESVLREQSTFESALDAIVAAGVEKQRAVAAINERQRALSVTIEAAAVLYAREQGAAVDRLAADVREELAAAAGDDGGAATGGTDTAEPSDADDSGAA, translated from the coding sequence ATGAGTTTGGAGGTCGCCGTCGCCGCCCCGTTCAAGACCCGGGCCCAGGACCGGCTCGGCGAAGGGGAGTTCGTCGTCGCGCTGTCGTTAGAGCGGGAGTGGTTCTCGCCCGACCAGGCGAAGCGCCTCGTCGACGTCGCCGTCGGTCGCGGGCTGCTGTCGTCCGAGGACGGCGACTTAGTCCCGCAGTTCGACCCGGCCGAGGTGACCGTCCCGGAGGGGTTCGCCCCGGACGAGTCGGTGCTCCGCGAGCAGTCCACCTTCGAGAGCGCGCTCGACGCCATCGTGGCCGCGGGCGTCGAGAAGCAGCGCGCGGTCGCCGCGATCAACGAGCGCCAGCGAGCCCTGTCGGTCACCATCGAGGCAGCCGCGGTCCTTTACGCCCGCGAGCAGGGCGCCGCGGTCGACCGCTTGGCGGCCGACGTGCGCGAGGAACTCGCCGCCGCGGCGGGCGACGACGGGGGCGCGGCGACCGGCGGGACCGACACGGCCGAACCGAGCGACGCCGACGACTCGGGGGCCGCCTGA
- a CDS encoding methyl-accepting chemotaxis protein yields MAETATGIDSGGSGGLTGSVREVIRYIPDGTSMPEEMWAPRHRNILIATVVQVPLLIAMGLYSGTESITGAQIPATPPWMLGGFVAVILATAALANWSGLGRRQRTVLTAFSLMTVSMAMVKLSGGYIEAHFSFFVFIGVLALYEDWLPFAVGVAYVAIGHGAFSLIDSSLVYNHTAAIENPIVWGGIHAVFVLALAGALMVNWYSIEKSREAAREQLELAERKQSEIQDVEAAKAEVEQRREEVERLNSHLETKADDYSAAMDRAADGDLTVRLDAESESEAMAQIGEAFNGMMDDIDEAMGEVRSFAQEVSTASANTVDGVETAADRSEAVSQSVTEIAEGADEQREMLRQVSDEMNDLSATIEEVASSTQTVVEVAEQTADIADDGEETAEAAIERVEESREALDSAAGTVQELDERMEDIGEIVDLIGDIAEQTNLLALNANIEAARAGGGGGGGSDGFAVVADEVKQLAEETQDAATEIEELIGATQSQTEGTVEAVRSAEENIAVGADAVEDAADAFARVSDNAAEAGEGIREISRATDDQAASTEETVSMAEEVADISGSTADEADAVAEAADEQLTAMNEATTEAGSLAEQAERLGALVREFDVSGDDVDPGAAPGPTVAVGDGGQPE; encoded by the coding sequence ATGGCAGAGACTGCGACCGGGATAGATTCGGGCGGATCGGGCGGGCTGACCGGGAGCGTACGAGAGGTGATCCGGTACATCCCTGACGGCACTTCGATGCCGGAAGAGATGTGGGCGCCGCGCCACCGGAACATCCTGATCGCGACCGTGGTACAGGTGCCGCTGTTGATCGCGATGGGGCTGTACAGCGGGACCGAGTCGATCACCGGCGCGCAGATCCCGGCGACGCCGCCGTGGATGCTCGGCGGGTTCGTCGCCGTCATCCTCGCGACCGCCGCGCTGGCGAACTGGTCGGGGCTCGGGCGCCGCCAGCGGACGGTGCTCACGGCGTTCAGCCTCATGACCGTCTCGATGGCGATGGTGAAGCTGTCGGGCGGGTACATCGAGGCGCACTTCAGCTTCTTCGTGTTCATCGGGGTGCTCGCGCTGTACGAGGACTGGCTCCCGTTCGCCGTCGGCGTCGCGTACGTGGCGATCGGCCACGGCGCGTTCAGCCTCATCGACTCGAGCCTCGTCTACAACCACACCGCGGCGATCGAGAACCCGATCGTCTGGGGCGGCATTCACGCGGTGTTCGTCCTCGCGCTCGCCGGCGCGCTGATGGTCAACTGGTACTCGATCGAGAAGTCGCGCGAGGCGGCGCGCGAGCAGCTCGAACTCGCCGAGCGGAAGCAGTCGGAGATACAGGACGTCGAGGCCGCCAAGGCGGAGGTCGAACAGCGCCGCGAGGAGGTCGAGCGGCTGAACAGCCACCTCGAGACGAAGGCTGACGACTACAGCGCCGCGATGGACCGGGCGGCCGACGGGGACCTGACCGTCCGGCTCGACGCCGAGAGCGAGAGCGAGGCGATGGCCCAGATCGGCGAGGCGTTCAACGGCATGATGGACGACATCGACGAGGCGATGGGCGAGGTCCGGTCGTTCGCTCAGGAGGTGTCGACCGCGAGCGCGAACACGGTCGACGGCGTCGAGACCGCGGCCGACCGGAGCGAGGCCGTCAGCCAGTCGGTCACGGAGATCGCCGAGGGGGCGGACGAGCAGCGCGAGATGCTCCGGCAGGTGTCCGACGAGATGAACGACCTCTCGGCGACGATCGAGGAGGTCGCCTCCTCGACCCAGACGGTCGTCGAGGTCGCGGAGCAGACCGCCGACATCGCCGACGACGGCGAGGAGACGGCCGAGGCCGCGATCGAGCGCGTCGAGGAGTCCCGCGAGGCGCTCGACTCCGCGGCGGGGACCGTCCAGGAGCTCGACGAGCGGATGGAAGACATCGGGGAAATCGTCGACCTCATCGGCGACATCGCCGAGCAGACGAACCTGCTCGCCCTGAACGCGAACATCGAGGCGGCCCGCGCCGGCGGCGGCGGTGGCGGCGGGAGCGACGGCTTCGCGGTCGTCGCCGACGAGGTGAAACAGCTCGCCGAGGAGACCCAGGACGCGGCCACGGAGATCGAGGAGCTGATCGGCGCCACGCAGTCGCAGACCGAGGGGACCGTCGAGGCGGTCCGGAGCGCCGAGGAGAACATCGCCGTCGGCGCCGACGCCGTCGAGGACGCCGCGGACGCGTTCGCGCGGGTGTCGGACAACGCCGCGGAGGCCGGCGAGGGGATCCGCGAGATCAGCCGCGCGACCGACGACCAGGCGGCCAGCACGGAGGAGACCGTCTCGATGGCCGAGGAGGTCGCGGACATCAGTGGGTCGACCGCCGACGAGGCAGACGCGGTCGCCGAGGCCGCCGACGAGCAGCTGACCGCGATGAACGAGGCGACGACGGAGGCCGGCTCGCTCGCGGAGCAGGCCGAGCGGCTCGGCGCGCTCGTCCGCGAATTCGACGTCTCCGGCGACGACGTCGACCCGGGCGCCGCGCCCGGGCCGACCGTCGCGGTCGGCGACGGCGGACAGCCGGAGTAG
- a CDS encoding AbrB/MazE/SpoVT family DNA-binding domain-containing protein: protein METRKLQRVGGGTYTVSVPKRWAVERGLDAGTEVRLYAHADGSIVVRSSERDGAALEGVALDVDGDDAALVRRLLRAAYATGYERVTLTPRDSLADGQLRAARETNRGLVGTEVAADTADEFALHSVLETADVSVRQTVVQLRFVARSALRQAAVAFCGDRDADLERLRERAAEADRLFEMVARHLNRSLVSMAELDRLGVDRPALFDYYVTARELTAVADLSVTVAETAGDSSAAIGDRLVADLEATVDDAEALVAAAATAVLEGASATDAHEVLADRDEVTAGLDNLEAAVFDDSDASFDGTAADARALTRLLDALGRIADHSAEIGTVAMRAAMRPDAE from the coding sequence ATGGAGACCCGAAAACTCCAGCGGGTCGGCGGCGGGACGTACACCGTCTCGGTCCCCAAGCGCTGGGCCGTCGAACGCGGTCTGGACGCCGGGACCGAGGTGCGCCTCTACGCGCACGCCGACGGCTCCATCGTCGTGCGGAGCTCCGAGCGGGACGGCGCGGCGTTGGAGGGCGTCGCGCTCGACGTCGACGGGGACGACGCGGCCCTCGTGCGACGGCTGCTTCGAGCGGCCTACGCGACCGGCTACGAGCGGGTGACCCTCACCCCCCGCGACTCGCTTGCCGACGGCCAGCTCCGCGCCGCGCGGGAGACGAACCGCGGGCTGGTCGGGACGGAGGTCGCCGCCGACACCGCCGACGAGTTCGCGCTCCACAGCGTGTTGGAGACCGCGGACGTGTCCGTTCGCCAGACGGTCGTCCAGCTCCGGTTCGTCGCTCGGTCGGCGCTCAGACAAGCCGCCGTCGCCTTCTGCGGAGACCGGGACGCGGACCTCGAACGACTCCGCGAGCGGGCGGCGGAGGCGGACCGGCTGTTCGAGATGGTCGCCCGCCACCTCAACCGTTCGCTCGTCTCGATGGCGGAACTCGACCGCCTCGGCGTGGACCGTCCGGCGCTCTTCGACTACTACGTAACCGCGAGGGAACTCACGGCCGTCGCCGACCTGAGCGTCACGGTCGCTGAGACCGCCGGGGACTCCTCGGCGGCGATCGGCGACCGGCTCGTCGCGGATCTCGAAGCGACGGTCGACGACGCCGAAGCGCTGGTGGCGGCGGCCGCCACGGCGGTCCTCGAAGGGGCAAGCGCGACGGACGCGCACGAGGTGCTGGCGGACCGCGACGAGGTGACCGCCGGGCTCGACAACCTCGAAGCGGCCGTCTTCGACGACTCGGACGCGTCTTTCGACGGAACGGCGGCCGACGCACGGGCGCTGACGCGGCTGCTTGACGCGCTCGGCCGGATCGCGGACCATTCGGCGGAGATCGGGACGGTGGCGATGCGGGCGGCGATGCGCCCGGACGCGGAGTGA
- a CDS encoding DNA double-strand break repair nuclease NurA, which yields MTLDPIHVENIAQLAYGIGGDVDATDHDDLAERVWREWLPELRRDGRVVIAALGDHERRRAAIDDVALAERPFETVHGLDSGTINPTTFKNGLVVDVAHAAMASSPTDLDLHRDRTIVATVHAGDSTAGFDSEWTRRDEGHTKQRVLHVPRVNRYAERVVHALALYLAEGTHALDRADEVDELLVLDGPIYPKELFTWADRDPELGALAREAKPRAVIEKYVRLVERFAERGVPLAGFVKNPASGAAVRALSRAGVESPWPDDTALFTRLLERREQGDGAEPVGTDGDDPAAARGARLDDDLTFTTWFRSRGGADAPMAADGDALGVERELDPELYEPTFMVVYDPRTDVTYKLEAPYAFTRDAATRERLTRQVVTEVAATRGPPEPVSKADELARISATEKAALRRKFEERLGSDQQATYDDLRWGKETY from the coding sequence GTGACGCTCGATCCGATCCACGTCGAGAACATCGCCCAGCTCGCGTACGGCATCGGCGGCGACGTGGACGCGACGGACCACGACGACCTCGCCGAGCGCGTGTGGCGCGAGTGGCTCCCCGAACTGCGCCGCGACGGGCGGGTCGTGATCGCGGCGCTCGGCGACCACGAGCGCCGCCGGGCCGCCATCGACGACGTGGCGCTCGCCGAGCGCCCGTTCGAGACCGTCCACGGCCTCGACTCGGGGACGATCAACCCGACGACATTTAAAAACGGCCTCGTCGTCGACGTCGCGCACGCGGCGATGGCGAGCTCGCCGACGGATCTGGACCTCCACCGCGACCGCACCATCGTCGCCACCGTCCACGCCGGCGACTCGACCGCCGGCTTCGACAGCGAGTGGACCCGCCGCGACGAGGGGCACACCAAACAGCGCGTGCTCCACGTCCCCCGGGTGAACCGCTACGCGGAGCGGGTCGTCCACGCGCTCGCCCTCTACCTCGCGGAGGGGACCCACGCGCTCGACCGCGCCGACGAGGTCGACGAGCTGCTCGTCCTCGACGGCCCCATCTACCCGAAGGAGCTCTTCACCTGGGCCGACCGCGACCCCGAGCTCGGCGCGCTCGCCCGCGAGGCGAAGCCCCGCGCGGTGATCGAGAAGTACGTCCGCCTCGTCGAGCGGTTCGCCGAGCGCGGCGTGCCGCTGGCCGGCTTCGTCAAGAACCCCGCGAGCGGCGCCGCGGTCCGGGCGCTCTCGCGCGCCGGCGTCGAGTCGCCGTGGCCCGACGACACGGCGCTTTTCACGCGGCTGCTGGAGCGGCGGGAGCAGGGTGACGGCGCCGAACCCGTCGGAACGGACGGTGACGACCCCGCGGCCGCCCGCGGCGCTCGCCTCGACGACGACCTCACGTTCACCACCTGGTTCCGCAGCCGCGGCGGCGCGGACGCGCCGATGGCCGCCGACGGCGACGCGCTCGGCGTCGAGCGCGAGCTCGACCCGGAGCTGTACGAGCCCACGTTCATGGTCGTCTACGACCCGCGGACCGACGTGACGTATAAGCTGGAGGCGCCGTACGCGTTCACCCGCGACGCGGCGACCCGCGAACGGCTCACCCGGCAGGTGGTCACCGAGGTGGCGGCGACGCGCGGCCCGCCGGAGCCGGTCTCGAAGGCCGACGAGCTGGCGCGGATCTCCGCGACCGAGAAGGCCGCGCTCCGCCGGAAGTTCGAGGAGCGCCTCGGCAGCGACCAGCAGGCGACGTACGACGACCTGCGCTGGGGGAAAGAAACGTACTGA
- a CDS encoding aldo/keto reductase: protein METRPLGDTGHDSTVMTFGAIALNWLEQEGANQLVEHVLDYGVNHFDVAPTYGDAELKLGPKLRQHREEIFLGCKTQERTYEGAWRKLDRSLNRLGVEKIDLYQVHGLEYDEELNEITGDDGALTAFREAKEQGLIDHIGLTSHGDPGLILDALDRIDDLESVMFPLNPVVVGKDDDEYDYEAVLARADEKNVGTLGIKAFAGGSWPPTDELPEADRPFANWYRPVTAPDEIRERFDFAAAQGLTSVINAGDPKLVTMILEAAADYDGMDEAAQRSVIERARHDDSPVPEQLHH, encoded by the coding sequence ATGGAGACCCGCCCGCTCGGCGACACCGGCCACGACAGCACCGTCATGACGTTCGGGGCGATCGCGCTCAACTGGCTCGAACAGGAAGGCGCGAACCAGCTGGTCGAACACGTCCTCGACTACGGCGTCAATCACTTCGACGTGGCCCCGACGTACGGCGACGCGGAGCTGAAGCTCGGCCCGAAGCTCCGCCAACACCGCGAGGAGATCTTTCTCGGCTGTAAGACCCAAGAGCGGACCTACGAGGGCGCGTGGCGCAAGCTCGACCGGTCGCTGAACCGCCTCGGCGTCGAGAAAATCGATCTGTATCAGGTCCACGGGCTCGAGTACGACGAGGAGTTGAACGAGATTACGGGCGACGACGGGGCGCTCACGGCGTTTCGCGAGGCCAAAGAGCAGGGGCTGATCGACCACATCGGCCTGACGAGCCACGGCGACCCGGGACTCATCCTCGACGCGCTCGACCGCATCGACGACCTCGAGTCGGTGATGTTCCCCCTGAACCCTGTCGTCGTCGGGAAGGACGACGACGAGTACGACTACGAGGCGGTCCTCGCCCGCGCCGACGAGAAGAACGTCGGTACGCTGGGGATCAAGGCGTTCGCCGGCGGCTCGTGGCCGCCGACCGACGAGCTTCCCGAGGCGGACCGACCGTTCGCGAACTGGTACCGGCCGGTCACCGCGCCCGACGAGATCCGCGAGCGGTTCGACTTCGCTGCCGCACAGGGGCTCACCAGCGTCATCAACGCCGGCGATCCGAAGCTCGTCACCATGATCCTCGAGGCCGCGGCCGACTACGACGGCATGGACGAGGCCGCTCAGCGGTCGGTGATCGAACGGGCGCGCCACGACGACAGCCCGGTTCCCGAACAGCTCCACCACTGA